A window of Mixophyes fleayi isolate aMixFle1 chromosome 10, aMixFle1.hap1, whole genome shotgun sequence contains these coding sequences:
- the LOC142104432 gene encoding cadherin-1-like: MGMDKRRCQGAVLLLLLLQIAGGLAEWQLCFFDFTDSSYHFSVPKSLKAGTIVGQVDFEKCEEPTIIRYVSEDPDFEVQADGSVVPRHHVNLRGHRKFHVLALEGKNVLSSTSVILKKEHSHHRQAEHSGHSNSERGLRRQKRDWVIPPISVSENERGPFPKKIIQIKSSRADEVIVLYSITGQGADTPPVGIFTMERNTGWLYVTAPLDREKIASYVIYVHAISSNGEKVENPIDITITVMDQNDNRPKFTQTVFEGTVPEGSKPGTQVMMVTAVDEDDSVNTNNGIIAYSIIGQDPKLPSDMMFTINSETGMISVISTGLDRENYPQYTLTIRATDQEGAGYATDGKAVIFVTDTNDNPPIFDPSTYAEQVPENEKDFVVARLTVTDDDIPNTDAWFAVFRIIKGNEGGFFNISTSPDNMGLLTTAKGLDFEVKKEYILSVVVTNKANFSVPLLTSTATVTVTVLDVNEAPVFVPPVYTVTVSEDLPSGQEVASYTAQDPDKFQNQKITYYMGNDPAGWLTVNPENGIITGNGQLDRESMFVKNNTYKAIILAVDNGMPTATGTGTLQLVLLDVNDNGPYLETQDIIFCQKSPNPITIPIIDRDQAPFTHPYIVEISREARENWTVSVLNNEFVITLNKELDVDTYSVPVTIADSQLLKNTTILKIQVCNCEGDNTMCQGRDAQVAGLGLPVILGILGGILALLILLLLLLLFLRGKKVVKEPLLPPEEDTRDNVYCYDEEGGGEEDQDFDLSQLHRGLDARPDVTRNDVAPTLMPAPQYRPRPANPDEIGNFIEENLNAADNDPTAPPYDSLLVFDYEGSGSEAASLSSLNSSNSDADQDYSGLNDWGPRFRKLADMYGGDED, encoded by the exons TTGACTTTGAGAAGTGTGAGGAACCAACGATTATTCGCTATGTCTCAGAAGACCCCGATTTTGAAGTCCAGGCAGACGGTTCAGTTGTACCCAGGCATCACGTAAACCTGCGTGGGCACAGAAAGTTCCATGTTCTGGCGTTAGAAGGGAAAAATGTTCTGTCTTCTACTTCTGTGATCTTGAAAAAGGAACACTCCCATCATAGGCAG GCTGAACACAGTGGTCACTCCAACTCTGAGCGTGGGTtgaggagacagaagagagacTGGGTCATCCCTCCAATCTCAGTGTCTGAAAATGAAAGAGGTCCATTCCCCAAAAAGATTATCCAG ATTAAATCCAGTCGGGCCGATGAGGTGATAGTGTTGTACAGCATCACGGGCCAGGGCGCTGACACTCCACCTGTGGGCATATTTACCATGGAAAGAAACACTGGCTGGCTATATGTCACCGCACCGTTGGACCGAGAGAAAATAGCTAGCTATGTG ATTTATGTCCATGCTATATCGTCAAATGGAGAAAAGGTAGAGAATCCGATTGATATCACTATTACAGTCATGGATCAGAATGATAACCGCCCAAAGTTCACCCAGACGGTCTTTGAAGGCACAGTGCCTGAAGGATCCAAACCAG GTACTCAAGTGATGATGGTGACAGCTGTAGATGAAGATGACAGTGTGAATACCAATAACGGAATTATTGCATACTCTATCATCGGTCAGGACCCCAAGCTTCCCTCCGATATGATGTTTACTATCAATTCTGAAACTGGTATGATCAGTGTGATCTCAACTGGATTAGATCGTGAG AACTATCCACAATACACACTGACTATCCGAGCCACCGATCAAGAAGGTGCTGGTTACGCAACAGACGGTAAAGCCGTGATCTTTGTAACGGACACCAATGACAACCCTCCAATTTTTGACCCAAGTACG TACGCAGAACAGGTTCCTGAAAATGAGAAGGATTTCGTGGTTGCGAGGCTGACTGTCACAGATGACGATATTCCCAACACAGATGCCTGGTTCGCCGTGTTTCGGATTATTAAAGGCAATGAGGGAGGTTTTTTTAACATAAGCACATCCCCAGACAACATGGGTCTCTTAACAACAGCAAAG GGGCTGGACTTTGAGGTGAAGAAAGAGTACATACTATCGGTAGTGGTCACTAATAAAGCAAACTTTTCCGTGCCGCTGTTAACATCCACGGCCACAGTGACTGTCACTGTTCTGGATGTGAATGAGGCTCCCGTGTTTGTGCCACCAGTGTATACAGTTACTGTCTCGGAGGATCTACCTAGCGGACAAGAAGTCGCATCCTACACAgctcaggatccagacaagtttCAAAATCAAAAGATAAc GTACTATATGGGTAATGACCCGGCTGGGTGGCTCACGGTGAATCCGGAGAACGGCATTATCACTGGAAACGGACAGCTGGATCGAGAGTCGATGTTTGTCAAGAACAACACTTACAAAGCCATCATCTTGGCTGTCGACAATG GTATGCCAACTGCCACAGGAACAGGGACCCTCCAGCTTGTTCTTCTAGATGTGAACGACAATGGACCCTATCTGGAAACTCAGGATATCATATTTTGCCAGAAGAGTCCCAACCCCATCACCATCCCTATAATTGACAGAGACCAAGCTCCTTTTACACACCCGTATATAGTAGAGATCAGCCGGGAAGCACGTGAAAACTGGACAGTCAGTGTGTTAAATAATG AGTTTGTAATAACACTGAATAAGGAGCTGGATGTTGACACATATTCTGTCCCCGTCACCATCGCAGACAGCCAGTTACTGAAGAATACGACCATACTAAAGATACAAGTGTGCAATTGTGAAGGAGACAATACAATGTGTCAAGGAAGAGATGCCCAGGTTGCTGGCCTGGGGCTGCCTGTGATTCTTGGCATCCTCGGGGGTATCCTGGCACTTCTGA TTCTGCTATTGCTTCTCCTGCTATTCCTGAGAGGCAAGAAGGTTGTCAAGGAGCCCTTACTACCCCCAGAAGAGGACACTCGGGATAACGTGTActgttatgatgaagaaggtggTGGAGAGGAGGATCAG GATTTTGATCTGAGCCAACTTCACCGCGGCCTTGACGCCCGCCCAGACGTAACCCGTAACGATGTTGCGCCAACACTTATGCCTGCTCCCCAGTACCGCCCACGTCCAGCCAATCCTGATGAAATTGGGAACTTTATTGAAGAG AATCTGAATGCCGCTGACAACGACCCTACTGCTCCCCCCTATGACTCCCTCCTGGTGTTTGACTACGAAGGCAGTGGATCAGAGGCTGCTTCCCTCAGCTCCTTGAACTCGTCTAACTCTGACGCCGACCAGGATTACAGCGGTCTTAACGACTGGGGACCGCGTTTCAGAAAACTGGCGGACATGTACGGAGGAGACGAAGACTAG